From Nematostella vectensis chromosome 14, jaNemVect1.1, whole genome shotgun sequence, a single genomic window includes:
- the LOC5503113 gene encoding collagen alpha-5(IV) chain has translation MKTHLLSHLVVLWCVVFCALASGKEIQDHELGKLDEPDHQVEKRASLIDEHEKRLKSLEKKMNALFLGGATVPWLRGRDGRDGKPGRDGKDGKPGVNGLRGPKGAPGGRGRTGSRGPPGPRGSSGVQYVRWGKTSCPSSARLVYKGRVGGEFYDHPGGAAEYVCLPETPQYINYTPGHQASGYMYGAEYSVYQRSPFTRGNSLQDHDVPCAVCYVPSRSTQLMIPAVARCPAGWSREYYGYLMTEHHNHKHSSQFVCVDHDAEYVPGSGADVNGALLYPVEGRCGSLPCAPYVDGRELTCAVCTK, from the exons ATGAAGACGCATCTTCTTTCACATCTCGTTGTACTGTGGTGCGTTGTTTTCTGTGCTCTGGCTTCAGGAAAGGAAATTCAAGACCATGAGCTAGGGAAACTGGATGAGCCGGACCATCAGGTGGAAAAGCGTGCAAGCTTGATTGATGAGCACGAAAAACGTCTGAAAAGTCTGGAGAAAAA aaTGAATGCTCTTTTTTTAGGAGGGGCAACTGTACCTTGGCTTAGAG GCAGGGATGGACGCGATGGAAAGCCAG GGAGAGATGGAAAGGACGGCAAACCAGGAGTAAATG GTCTTCGAGGTCCTAAAGGAGCGCCCGGTGGTCGGGGGAGGACTGGTTCGAGGGGTCCCCCCGGTCCCAGGGGGTCCTCTGGTGTACAGTACGTGCGATGGGGGAAGACTTCGTGCCCAAGCTCCGCGCGGCTAGTCTACAAAG gCCGTGTCGGCGGGGAGTTTTATGATCACCCTGGAGGTGCGGCAGAGTACGTGTGTCTCCCCGAGACCCCCCAGTACATAAACTACACCCCAGGACATCAGGCCAGCGGCTACATGTACGGCGCCGAGTATAGTGTCTATCAACGCAGCCCCTTCACACGTGGAAATTCCCTGCAAGACCACGATGTCCCGTGCGCCGTGTGTTACGTCCCGTCCCGCAGCACCCAACTCATGATACCCGCAGTCGCCCGCTGTCCCGCGGGATGGTCCCGCGAGTACTATGGCTACCTGATGACGGAGCATCACAATCACAAGCACTCGAGTCAGTTCGTGTGCGTGGATCACGATGCCGAGTATGTCCCGGGTAGTGGCGCTGACGTTAACGGAGCACTGCTGTACCCCGTGGAAGGGAGGTGTGGGTCACTACCGTGTGCCCCGTATGTAGATGGGCGTGAGCTGACATGCGCAGTCTGCACCAAGTGA